aataattaggaatgcggtgtactttaagtttacattatatcgtacaTTTATATGGGAATATGAGTTTTTTAAccatatcacccagccctactggaagtgatgcttaatttaatggacatttagtaacatttgtaccttaAATTTCCTGAGTGTCTGCAAAACAAGTGTGTTCTTATGTATCCCGAGTGAATATCATTATCGCTAAGATATCATGATATTTtttaaaggccatatcgcccacccctagtgttgtgtgcatactgcacacttctgtactgaaagcgctgcgtacttcctccaatctagtacagactctgtCAGTATGCGATTCTGGATGCAGCTAAtgtctctccagtgtgaatgcgctggtgtgttttgagagcactctgttgattaaagctctttccacaatgtgagcactgatatggtttctctccagtgtgaatgcgctggtgtgttttgagagcactttgttgattaaagctctttccacaatgtgagcactgatacggtttctctccagtgtgaatgcgctggtgtgttttgaaagcactctgttgattaaaactcttcccacaatgtgagcactgatacggtttctctccagtgtgaatgcgctggtggattttgaaatgactctgttgattaaaactcttcccacactgtgagcactgatacggtttctctccagtgtgaatgcgctggtggattttgagatgactcagttgaataaaactcttcccacactgtgagcactgatacggtttctctccagtgtgaatgcgctggtgtattttaacctcactctttgtattaaaactctttccacactgtgagcactgatatggtttctctccggtgtgaatgcgctggtgtgttatgagatcattatttgtattaaaacccctaccacattgtgagcactgatacggtttctctccagtgtgaatgcgctggtggattttgatatgactctgttgattaaaactttttccacactgtgagcactgatacggtttctctccagtgtgaatgtgctggtgttttttcagatcactctttgtattaaaacccttcccacactgtgagcactgatacggtttctctccactgtgaatgcgctggtgtgttttgagatgaccctgttgattaaaactctttccacactgtgagcactgatacggtttctgtccactgtgaatgcgctggtgtattttgagctcactctttgtattaaaactctttccacactgtgagcaccgatatggtttctctccagtgtgaatgcgctggtgtattttgagcttactCTGTGCATTAAAacgcttcccacactgtgagcagaaatacggtttttctccagtgtgaatgcgctggtgtttttttagatcactctgtgtaataaaactctttccacactgtgagcactgatacggtttctctccagtgtgaatgcgctggtgtgttttgaaagcactctgttgattaaaactcttcccacaatgtgagcactgatacggtttctctccagtgtgaatgcgctggtggattttgaaatgactctgttgattaaaactcttcccacactgtgagcactgatacggtttctctccagtgtgaatgcgctggtggattttgagatgactcagttgaataaaactcttcccacactgtgagcactgatacggtttctctccagtgtgaatgcgctggtgtattttaacctcactctttgtattaaaactctttccacactgtgagcactgatatggtttctctccggtgtgaatgcgctggtgtgttatgagatcattatttgtattaaaacccctaccacattgtgagcactgatacggtttctctccagtgtgaatgcgctggtggattttgatatgactctgttgattaaaactttttccacactgtgagcactgatacggtttctctccagtgtgaatgtgctggtgttttttcagatcactctttgtattaaaacccttcccacactgtgagcactgatacggtttctctccactgtgaatgcgctggtgtgttttgagatgaccctgttgattaaaactctttccacactgtgagcactgatacggtttctgtccactgtgaatgcgctggtgtattttgagctcactctttgtattaaaactctttccacactgtgagcaccgatatggtttctctccagtgtgaatgcgctggtgtattttgagcttactCTGTGCATTAAAacgcttcccacactgtgagcagaaatacggtttttctccagtgtgaatgcgctggtgtttttttagatcactctgtgtaataaaactctttccacactgtgagcactgatacggtttctctccagtgtgaatgcgctggtgtattttgagaaaactcaggaacctgaagctcttcccacactgtgagcagacgtttccttcttcctgtgtgggactgagagaggtgttaatgctgacagtaccagaggacgtttgctgattactggagcttctggtgggcgtcagatactcatgttcagtcttaatcttcaccagagtctcatatttatcatggttgcagctcttgatgtgattgtggagctgattttggattgtagaggaacgtggacacgaggagcagcagaaatccttgttcagttctgaagcagaaaataatcaaatacatttataacattataaataatcaaacacatttataacattataaataatcaaatacatttataacattataaataatcaatacatttataacattataaataataaatacatttataacattataaataataaatactgttagtaattgttaaactgagatctgatgctaaagtcctgtaacgtgattcatcctgcattcatcatttcctgctcacactgatctgcatgagcacaatacaagctttcactgtatgatgcttcatcccaggttcctctgattctattcaatccaaatcttaatttactcaagataaaaaatatcttactgagttcatctttatcttcagcttcttccttctttacaggcttcatctggaaacctccacactgttgctcctctggggtgaggtgttcctcagaggtgacgtgttccacagggattaaagatccttcacctgaaattcatcaatatgtgaagaagaaactcaacaactggaggaaactgaaggttgtgggtttagttaccacaaataaatactacttagatttaatccagactggaagtatcagcacttctccacaggacagtacggtaaagtacaggttctaatcccactatccacattctcttattatttctactatactaaccacactgtactgtactaacatggcaaattgctccacatttacttacagaagtaacttccatcttcttcctcctccttctttattagtttctcttggaatccttcattttgtagatctatgggggtgacgtgtccctcttctgctgactgcattattaaaagatctgacagacagacagacagatagacaaatgtactttattccctattaaagagaaatccaggaatactctttcagactgttttaactgtttatttttaatgctgtgaggctgtaaacagagtgaaaatgttgaaactattgtgggactgagcagcatcagacagaaaagacttctaatagaacattttgggttggtttcacagacagggattaagcctagtcctagactacacagcattttgaatggagattctctatttaaagctaaatgtagtcctggactataagccttaatccctgtctgggaaacaaccctttgagtttggtggaagtggttttgtggcccaaagtgaaatgatgaagtctgatgttctttacatct
The sequence above is drawn from the Trichomycterus rosablanca isolate fTriRos1 chromosome 14, fTriRos1.hap1, whole genome shotgun sequence genome and encodes:
- the LOC134326311 gene encoding zinc finger protein 850-like codes for the protein MRHRIEIQRIHTGEKPYQCSQCGKSFITQSDLKKHQRIHTGEKPYFCSQCGKRFNAQSKLKIHQRIHTGEKPYRCSQCGKSFNTKSELKIHQRIHSGQKPYQCSQCGKSFNQQGHLKTHQRIHSGEKPYQCSQCGKGFNTKSDLKKHQHIHTGEKPYQCSQCGKSFNQQSHIKIHQRIHTGEKPYQCSQCGRGFNTNNDLITHQRIHTGEKPYQCSQCGKSFNTKSEVKIHQRIHTGEKPYQCSQCGKSFIQLSHLKIHQRIHTGEKPYQCSQCGKSFNQQSHFKIHQRIHTGEKPYQCSHCGKSFNQQSAFKTHQRIHTGEKPYQCSQCGKSFITQSDLKKHQRIHTGEKPYFCSQCGKRFNAQSKLKIHQRIHTGEKPYRCSQCGKSFNTKSELKIHQRIHSGQKPYQCSQCGKSFNQQGHLKTHQRIHSGEKPYQCSQCGKGFNTKSDLKKHQHIHTGEKPYQCSQCGKSFNQQSHIKIHQRIHTGEKPYQCSQCGRGFNTNNDLITHQRIHTGEKPYQCSQCGKSFNTKSEVKIHQRIHTGEKPYQCSQCGKSFIQLSHLKIHQRIHTGEKPYQCSQCGKSFNQQSHFKIHQRIHTGEKPYQCSHCGKSFNQQSAFKTHQRIHTGEKPYQCSHCGKSFNQQSALKTHQRIHTGEKPYQCSHCGKSFNQQSALKTHQRIHTGETLAASRIAY